In one window of Spiroplasma corruscae DNA:
- a CDS encoding PTS sugar transporter subunit IIA: MGLFTKNKSLEVFSPVDGEVISITDVEDEVFSEKMLGDGLAIIPSNGSFHAPIDGKLVTVFPSGHAYGILAKNGVEILLHIGIDTVSLDGEGFDIKVKQNDNVQVGDLLADVNIGEVSKKVPSMQTPLIFTTESMDGKKFEIVKTGTVKKGDLIAVVK; this comes from the coding sequence ATGGGATTATTTACAAAAAACAAAAGTCTGGAAGTATTTTCTCCAGTGGACGGAGAAGTTATTAGTATAACTGATGTGGAGGATGAAGTATTCTCTGAAAAAATGCTTGGAGATGGACTGGCTATCATTCCAAGTAATGGAAGTTTCCACGCACCAATTGATGGAAAACTAGTAACAGTTTTTCCTAGTGGGCATGCATATGGTATTCTTGCAAAAAATGGTGTTGAAATTTTATTACACATTGGTATTGACACTGTATCCCTTGACGGAGAAGGATTCGACATCAAAGTAAAACAAAATGACAATGTTCAGGTTGGGGACTTACTTGCTGATGTAAATATTGGAGAAGTTTCTAAAAAGGTACCTTCAATGCAAACACCTCTTATTTTTACGACTGAATCAATGGATGGGAAAAAATTTGAAATCGTAAAAACAGGAACGGTTAAAAAAGGTGATTTAATAGCAGTTGTGAAATAA
- the guaA gene encoding glutamine-hydrolyzing GMP synthase, with product MSKTQIIILDYGSQYTQLLARRVRDLNVYAEVVSHNINASSIKDYKDLKGIILSGGPSSVYDYGSYDIDDKIFKLGFPILGVCYGMQLIAQKLGGKVDLAEIQEFGKSSLTITDENSVLLRNIKNNSQVWMSHADHIVEIPTNFNIVGKSESSIAVIENKIDNIFGIQFHAEVTHSTQGNEIIGNFLFNVCGCDKDWTMKQFIDEKLQEIKSIIKNEKVILGLSGGVDSSVCAALLSKAIGKQLTCIFVDTGLLRKDEAQKVMNNYSNFSMNIKLINASDRFFNALKGVSDPEEKRKIIGHNFVEVFNEEAIKLEGAAFLAQGTIYPDVIESSSDGHTSKTIKSHHNVGGLPKELKFKLIEPIRNLFKDEVRRVGKELGIQDFILNRHPFPGPGLGIRIIGEVSREKADILREVDDIFINKLIEKKLYNKVSQAFATITPVKTVGVMGDNRTYDYLVALRSVDSIDFMTATASELPWEFLTEVTNEIINNVKGVNRVVYDVTSKPPGTIEWE from the coding sequence ATGAGCAAAACACAAATTATAATATTAGACTATGGAAGTCAGTACACACAATTACTAGCAAGAAGAGTTAGAGATTTAAATGTTTATGCAGAAGTAGTTAGTCATAATATTAATGCTAGTAGTATTAAGGATTATAAAGACCTAAAAGGAATAATTTTATCCGGCGGACCATCAAGTGTCTATGATTATGGTTCATATGATATTGATGATAAAATATTTAAACTGGGTTTCCCAATATTAGGTGTTTGTTATGGTATGCAATTAATTGCACAGAAACTTGGTGGTAAGGTTGATTTAGCTGAAATTCAAGAGTTCGGTAAATCATCTTTAACAATAACTGATGAAAATAGTGTTTTGTTAAGAAATATAAAAAATAATAGTCAGGTTTGAATGAGTCATGCAGACCATATAGTCGAAATTCCTACTAACTTTAATATAGTTGGAAAATCAGAAAGTTCAATAGCTGTTATTGAAAATAAAATAGATAATATTTTTGGTATTCAATTTCACGCAGAAGTAACTCATTCAACACAAGGAAATGAAATAATTGGCAATTTTTTATTTAATGTTTGTGGGTGTGATAAAGATTGAACAATGAAGCAATTTATTGATGAAAAGTTACAAGAAATTAAATCTATAATTAAAAATGAAAAAGTTATATTAGGATTAAGCGGAGGTGTAGACTCTTCTGTTTGTGCTGCTTTGTTATCAAAAGCTATTGGTAAACAACTAACATGCATTTTTGTCGATACTGGTCTATTAAGAAAAGACGAAGCTCAAAAAGTAATGAATAATTATTCAAATTTTAGTATGAACATTAAACTCATTAATGCCAGTGATAGATTTTTTAACGCATTAAAAGGTGTTAGTGATCCTGAAGAAAAAAGAAAAATAATAGGTCATAACTTTGTCGAGGTTTTTAATGAAGAAGCAATAAAGTTAGAAGGTGCAGCTTTTCTCGCACAAGGTACTATTTACCCTGATGTAATTGAGTCGTCATCTGATGGTCATACCTCAAAAACTATCAAATCTCATCACAATGTGGGCGGATTACCTAAAGAGTTGAAATTTAAGCTTATTGAACCAATAAGGAACTTATTCAAGGATGAAGTTAGACGTGTTGGAAAAGAACTTGGTATTCAAGACTTTATTTTAAATAGGCATCCTTTCCCTGGTCCAGGACTTGGAATCAGAATTATTGGTGAAGTTTCAAGAGAAAAAGCTGATATCTTAAGAGAAGTTGATGATATTTTTATTAATAAATTAATTGAAAAAAAATTATATAATAAAGTTAGTCAAGCATTTGCAACTATAACACCGGTTAAAACTGTTGGTGTAATGGGTGATAATAGAACTTATGATTATCTAGTTGCTTTAAGATCGGTGGACTCAATAGATTTTATGACTGCTACAGCCAGTGAATTACCGTGAGAATTTTTGACAGAAGTAACAAATGAAATAATAAATAATGTTAAAGGTGTAAACAGAGTAGTGTATGATGTTACATCAAAACCACCAGGTACAATTGAGTGGGAATAA
- the guaB gene encoding IMP dehydrogenase, whose protein sequence is MDLDNLNGKIISSGITFDDVLIVPNYSEVLPSDVITKTKLTKDIELNIPIISAAMDTVTESRLAIEMARAGGLGVIHKNLSIEDQAIEVQKVKRNVSGFVTDPITINSNTKVSRANELMGLYKISGLPVVDENNKLIGIVTNRDLKYFYDFDSPVNAIMTTKNLITGNSMTSLDEAKDIMVKNKIEKLPIVDDNYKIIGLITTKDIDKAIDYPNACKDKKGRLRVAAAIGVSSDYMDRADALIEAQVDALVIDSAHGNSEGIINVVKEIRKKYDSINIIAGNICTADAAKNLYEAGANAVKVGVGPGSICTTRVVTGVGVPQITAINDIYNYAKDLDLTVIADGGIKYSGDIVKAIAAGANCVMLGSIFAGTVESPGEEIILNGKKYKSYIGMGSIAAMKRGSSDRYFQKGAKKLVPEGIEGRVPFKGKVKDVIFQLIGGLRSGMGYTGSKTIEVLMNETKFVKVTSASLIESHPHDIEIAKEAPNYNK, encoded by the coding sequence ATGGATTTAGACAATTTAAATGGGAAAATTATTAGTAGTGGGATTACATTTGATGATGTATTAATAGTCCCAAATTACTCTGAAGTATTACCAAGTGATGTTATCACTAAAACAAAACTTACAAAAGATATAGAACTTAATATACCGATTATAAGTGCTGCAATGGACACAGTCACTGAGTCAAGATTAGCAATAGAAATGGCAAGGGCAGGCGGCCTAGGGGTAATTCACAAAAATTTATCTATCGAAGATCAAGCGATAGAGGTACAAAAAGTAAAAAGAAATGTATCTGGTTTTGTTACTGACCCTATAACCATTAACTCTAACACAAAAGTTTCAAGAGCAAATGAGTTAATGGGTTTATACAAAATATCAGGGTTACCAGTTGTAGATGAAAATAACAAACTTATTGGTATTGTGACTAATAGAGATTTAAAATACTTTTATGATTTTGACTCTCCTGTGAATGCAATTATGACTACTAAAAATCTAATTACTGGTAATTCTATGACTTCATTAGATGAAGCTAAAGATATAATGGTTAAAAATAAAATAGAAAAGTTACCCATAGTAGATGATAACTATAAAATTATTGGTTTGATTACCACTAAAGATATTGATAAGGCCATTGATTATCCGAATGCTTGTAAAGATAAAAAAGGTAGATTAAGAGTTGCGGCTGCTATAGGTGTTTCTTCTGATTATATGGATAGAGCTGATGCTTTAATAGAAGCCCAGGTTGATGCATTGGTAATTGATTCTGCACATGGAAATAGCGAAGGTATAATAAATGTTGTAAAAGAAATAAGAAAGAAATATGATAGCATCAATATTATTGCTGGAAACATTTGTACAGCAGATGCAGCAAAAAACTTATATGAAGCTGGTGCTAATGCAGTAAAAGTTGGTGTTGGGCCAGGAAGTATTTGTACAACAAGAGTTGTTACCGGTGTCGGAGTCCCACAAATAACAGCAATTAATGATATTTATAATTATGCCAAAGACTTAGATTTAACTGTTATAGCTGATGGAGGAATTAAATACTCAGGAGATATTGTTAAAGCAATAGCAGCTGGTGCTAATTGTGTTATGTTAGGTAGTATATTTGCGGGAACAGTTGAATCACCTGGTGAAGAAATAATCTTAAATGGTAAAAAGTATAAGAGTTATATAGGTATGGGTTCGATTGCCGCAATGAAAAGAGGAAGTAGTGATAGATACTTTCAAAAAGGTGCAAAAAAACTTGTCCCTGAAGGAATTGAAGGAAGAGTTCCTTTTAAAGGTAAGGTTAAGGATGTTATTTTCCAACTTATTGGTGGTTTAAGGAGTGGAATGGGGTACACTGGTTCTAAAACAATTGAAGTATTAATGAATGAAACTAAGTTTGTTAAAGTAACATCAGCTAGTCTTATTGAGTCACACCCCCACGATATAGAAATAGCTAAAGAAGCACCAAATTATAATAAATAG
- a CDS encoding CPBP family intramembrane glutamic endopeptidase — protein sequence MINNIKYRDRKFLQDDTFRFNFNSLNYKVDGVIFILTSFVIPFLFSLFFRIFLDLKNNSTTQEILVYINLLSIIIGLVIFIIRNPKKILKNSYSMFYFFSILPTVMAVIILSISSPIVNDNNKKVLVSFLSMISQILSEIIIIILAFVLDKKLGSRIVYTFKNEKISLLIWVLIGFLLLYFISSLFFSMLIEDFILKLPPSDNQDNLNSLLGSDSNAIKISYGILLFLLTILVAPICEEICMRESYFVNCSNGYIGIVFSTLNFGYIHYGSTGDFEHFMTYTSAALVLSTFFWFTKGNVTYTWLIHMLNNLIALIITFVLL from the coding sequence ATGATAAATAATATTAAGTATAGAGATAGAAAATTTCTACAAGATGATACATTTAGGTTTAATTTCAATTCACTAAATTATAAAGTGGATGGAGTAATTTTTATCCTAACATCTTTTGTAATTCCATTTTTATTCTCGCTATTCTTTAGAATATTTTTAGATTTAAAAAATAATAGTACAACTCAAGAAATTCTTGTTTATATAAATCTTTTATCAATTATAATAGGGTTGGTTATATTCATAATTAGAAATCCTAAAAAAATATTAAAAAATAGTTACTCTATGTTCTATTTTTTTTCAATATTACCCACTGTTATGGCTGTCATAATTTTGTCAATCAGTAGTCCAATAGTAAATGACAATAATAAAAAAGTACTTGTTTCATTTTTAAGTATGATTTCACAAATATTAAGCGAAATTATAATTATTATATTGGCTTTTGTTCTTGATAAAAAGCTTGGTAGTAGAATAGTTTATACTTTTAAAAATGAAAAAATAAGTCTTTTAATATGAGTGTTGATAGGTTTTTTACTTCTATATTTTATTTCAAGTTTATTTTTCTCTATGTTAATTGAAGATTTTATTTTAAAACTTCCACCTAGTGATAATCAAGATAACCTTAATTCTTTGCTAGGTAGTGACTCAAATGCAATAAAAATATCATATGGTATTTTATTATTCTTACTTACAATATTGGTCGCACCAATTTGCGAAGAAATATGTATGAGAGAGTCATATTTTGTTAATTGTTCAAATGGTTATATTGGGATAGTTTTTAGCACTTTAAATTTTGGTTATATTCATTATGGTAGTACTGGAGATTTTGAACATTTTATGACATATACTTCAGCAGCATTAGTGTTGTCAACATTTTTTTGATTTACGAAAGGAAATGTCACATATACGTGACTTATCCATATGTTAAATAACTTAATAGCTTTAATTATTACCTTTGTGTTATTGTAA
- a CDS encoding pseudouridine synthase, translating to MAKFTATSNDTGQTLVKFVKKVYRNTNLSIIYKWFRKGKIKVNYKKQKDLKYIISENDFIEVFDSELPIDRNKFNLVDFSSLKILYEDENILVTDKEQGLEVHSPVKVSLDSMVRSYLISSNKFIPDNENSYVISHVHRIDKLTKGIVIYAKNKATHSSLIEAIKDKEKIKKYYLVWAENSLAPIGNIKGQLNYSDLDKRMFFSQDKKTKDRTKQVEQIHELISEKNNIYRVQILTGRKHQIRAVFSYFKCPIVNDNKYKAKKQYHGTFGLIASCIEFLNFDDHLSYLNGLIIQSNYNFNDKINNNIGG from the coding sequence ATGGCAAAATTTACTGCTACAAGCAATGATACAGGACAAACACTAGTAAAGTTTGTTAAAAAGGTTTATAGAAATACTAATTTAAGTATTATATATAAATGATTTAGAAAAGGTAAAATTAAAGTTAACTATAAAAAACAAAAAGACTTAAAATATATAATTAGTGAAAACGATTTTATAGAAGTTTTTGATTCGGAACTACCAATTGACAGAAATAAGTTTAATTTAGTTGATTTTTCAAGTCTGAAAATACTTTACGAGGATGAAAACATCCTTGTAACTGACAAAGAACAAGGTTTAGAGGTTCATTCACCTGTAAAAGTTTCGCTAGATTCAATGGTGAGGTCATATTTAATTTCATCCAATAAATTTATTCCAGATAATGAAAACAGCTATGTTATAAGTCATGTTCATAGAATAGATAAGTTAACAAAAGGGATAGTAATATATGCAAAGAATAAAGCTACACACTCTTCTTTAATAGAAGCAATTAAGGATAAAGAAAAAATTAAAAAGTATTATTTAGTTTGAGCAGAAAACTCATTAGCTCCAATTGGAAATATAAAGGGTCAATTAAATTATAGTGATCTTGATAAAAGAATGTTTTTCTCACAAGATAAAAAAACAAAAGATAGAACCAAACAAGTAGAACAAATTCATGAGTTAATTTCTGAAAAAAATAATATTTATAGAGTACAAATTTTAACAGGGAGAAAACACCAGATTAGAGCAGTTTTCTCATATTTTAAATGTCCAATTGTAAATGATAATAAATATAAAGCTAAGAAACAATATCACGGAACATTTGGATTAATTGCATCTTGCATTGAGTTTCTAAATTTTGATGATCATTTGAGCTATCTAAATGGTCTAATTATCCAATCTAACTACAATTTTAATGATAAAATAAACAATAATATAGGAGGATAA
- the ligA gene encoding NAD-dependent DNA ligase LigA, with amino-acid sequence MKDIKKVIEKLKKEINILEHAYYVLDNPLVDDTEFDAKLNLLKKLEKENPDLVTNDSPTQRVGGLISEKFEKHIHKFPMLSLDNAFDKEDLLEFSSNINKQVKFNSHSFFVEPKIDGLSISLIYEKGKLVKGVTRGDGIQGEDVTFNVRTIRSIPLTITDNSDYFEVRGEVFLSKKEFHRINAERKEQGEEIFANPRNAAAGTLRQLNPRIVASRKLDIYLYYYLNRERFETHSDSLDYINSLGFKVNKLGKQCSNIDEVYSHIELIKDKRIALDYEIDGAVVKVNDFKLYDEIGYTSKFPKWAIAYKYPAEIKSTVLKEIFATVGRTGKITYNAILEPVSLAGTTVQAATLHNAEYIYQKKIKVGANVKVKKAGDIIPEVVEVVEDESYPDLKEWIKVDNCPACGSYLEIFSDEVDQYCINFNCERKIIKSIEHFVSRDAMNIEGMSIKIIEKLYDNKIIKNVIDLYHLENKKKEILQLEKMGEKLLSNLLLAIEKSKTNDANRFLFGLGIRYVGSKTSKLLLENFKSIDNLLKANKEEIEKIFDVGPKVAQSIIDWISIESNIMLVNSFKKLGLNMSYSKHSNHNNSPIAGKSFVITGTLSKPRNYFVELIESNGGKVLNSISKSTNFLLAGDEAGSKLTKAKNLNINIINEEVFLNILEEE; translated from the coding sequence ATGAAAGATATTAAAAAAGTTATTGAAAAATTAAAAAAGGAAATTAATATTTTAGAACATGCTTATTATGTACTTGATAATCCTTTGGTTGATGACACTGAGTTTGATGCTAAGTTAAACTTACTAAAAAAATTAGAAAAAGAAAATCCGGACTTAGTTACTAATGATTCACCCACACAAAGAGTCGGTGGTTTAATATCAGAAAAGTTTGAAAAACACATCCATAAGTTTCCGATGTTAAGCTTGGACAATGCGTTCGACAAAGAAGATTTGTTAGAATTTAGTTCAAATATAAATAAACAAGTCAAATTTAATTCTCATTCATTTTTTGTAGAACCAAAAATTGATGGATTATCTATATCATTAATTTATGAAAAAGGAAAACTAGTTAAAGGTGTCACAAGAGGTGATGGAATTCAAGGAGAAGATGTAACTTTTAATGTAAGAACAATTAGAAGTATTCCACTTACTATAACAGATAATTCTGATTACTTTGAAGTAAGGGGTGAAGTTTTTTTATCTAAAAAAGAATTTCATAGAATTAACGCAGAGAGAAAAGAACAGGGTGAAGAGATTTTTGCTAATCCAAGAAATGCAGCAGCAGGAACATTGAGACAATTAAATCCCAGAATAGTAGCGTCAAGAAAGTTAGATATATATTTATATTATTATTTAAATAGAGAAAGATTTGAAACACATTCTGATTCTTTAGACTATATAAATTCATTAGGTTTTAAAGTTAACAAGTTAGGAAAACAATGTTCCAATATTGATGAAGTATATAGTCATATAGAATTAATTAAAGATAAAAGAATCGCATTAGACTATGAAATTGATGGAGCTGTTGTAAAAGTTAATGATTTTAAGCTTTATGATGAAATAGGATACACTTCAAAGTTTCCGAAGTGGGCCATAGCTTATAAGTATCCTGCTGAAATTAAAAGCACAGTCTTAAAGGAAATATTTGCAACAGTAGGTAGAACTGGAAAAATAACTTATAATGCAATTTTAGAACCAGTATCCTTAGCAGGAACTACAGTTCAAGCGGCTACACTACATAATGCAGAATACATTTATCAAAAAAAAATAAAAGTTGGTGCTAATGTAAAGGTAAAGAAAGCGGGGGATATTATTCCCGAAGTAGTAGAAGTAGTAGAAGATGAAAGTTATCCAGATTTAAAAGAGTGAATAAAAGTTGATAACTGTCCAGCATGTGGTTCTTATTTAGAAATTTTTAGTGACGAAGTTGATCAGTATTGTATTAACTTTAACTGTGAAAGAAAAATTATAAAGAGCATTGAGCATTTTGTTTCAAGAGATGCAATGAACATTGAAGGTATGAGTATAAAAATTATTGAAAAACTTTACGACAATAAAATAATAAAAAATGTAATCGATTTATATCATCTAGAAAATAAAAAAAAGGAAATACTCCAGTTAGAAAAGATGGGAGAGAAATTATTAAGTAACTTATTATTAGCTATTGAGAAGAGTAAAACAAATGATGCTAATAGATTTTTGTTTGGTCTAGGTATTAGGTATGTTGGTAGTAAAACTTCAAAGTTACTTCTAGAAAATTTTAAATCAATTGATAATTTATTAAAAGCTAACAAGGAAGAAATAGAGAAGATTTTTGATGTTGGACCAAAGGTTGCTCAATCAATAATAGATTGAATAAGTATTGAATCAAATATTATGCTTGTTAATAGTTTTAAGAAACTTGGATTAAATATGTCATATAGTAAACATAGCAATCATAATAACTCCCCAATAGCAGGTAAAAGTTTTGTAATAACAGGTACACTTTCCAAACCAAGAAATTATTTTGTTGAGTTAATTGAATCTAATGGCGGTAAGGTTTTAAACTCAATTAGTAAAAGTACAAATTTCTTATTAGCAGGAGATGAAGCAGGGAGTAAACTTACAAAAGCAAAAAATTTAAATATTAATATTATTAATGAAGAAGTTTTTTTAAATATATTGGAGGAAGAGTAA
- the gatC gene encoding Asp-tRNA(Asn)/Glu-tRNA(Gln) amidotransferase subunit GatC, producing the protein MKINFEVLKSLEEDVMLDLSDQELNEVLKVENQILSKFEKVLKINTDGVEQMHYCFEIKNTYLRDDENSRTIPKEKVLSNAPEKDDDYIIMNKVVV; encoded by the coding sequence ATGAAAATTAATTTTGAAGTTTTAAAAAGTTTAGAAGAAGATGTTATGCTTGACTTATCAGACCAAGAATTAAACGAAGTTTTAAAAGTTGAAAATCAAATATTAAGTAAGTTTGAAAAAGTTTTAAAAATTAACACGGATGGAGTAGAGCAAATGCATTATTGCTTCGAGATCAAAAACACATATCTTAGAGATGATGAAAATTCAAGGACTATTCCAAAAGAAAAAGTTCTTAGCAACGCTCCAGAAAAAGATGATGATTATATTATAATGAATAAGGTGGTAGTTTAA
- a CDS encoding amidase family protein yields MNFKNYSIREIHNLLVENKISVKNIIEEVIQQVEKDLKENFLITFTSEQAKKVANNFKFNKDKILSGIPYVNKDNVSTKDILTTAGSKILSNYIPPYDATVSKILNDNEAILLGKSALDELGMGGTGLFSFNGIVKNPFDNNRIIGGSSSGSAFAVCKGYVPFSIGTDTGDSIRKPASYVGIYGYKPTYGSISRYGVIPYAPSLDHVGFFTNHAEDLIYLANELFKYDPKDSTSIDNSKNYLDVFNTKNKKIRFGFLQEVWDILDDQLKNAYSKLFENLKKDNHEVEIFSFKKELLDAIPAMYMMISFAEGVSTSSNLDGINFGVRSEAENYQQLIKKTRTDSFNETVKRRFLLGSYQLKKENQELLLAKSKKVRRLVVDRINYFFKQFDIMILPPSLDVAPLISKVYGTDIEERYDDSKAFIHDLLILANLNGMPSITLPFIKDETTKLPIGINICSKPFTDDYLLSTTLYLEKLIKKAFK; encoded by the coding sequence ATGAATTTTAAAAATTATAGTATTAGAGAAATACATAATCTATTAGTTGAGAATAAGATAAGTGTAAAAAATATTATAGAAGAAGTTATACAACAAGTTGAAAAAGACCTTAAGGAAAACTTTTTAATTACTTTTACTAGTGAACAAGCAAAAAAAGTTGCAAATAATTTTAAATTTAATAAAGATAAAATACTTTCAGGAATACCGTATGTAAATAAGGATAATGTATCTACAAAAGATATTTTAACAACAGCTGGCTCAAAAATATTATCAAATTATATACCTCCATATGATGCGACAGTATCAAAAATTTTAAATGATAATGAAGCAATATTATTAGGTAAATCAGCACTTGATGAACTAGGCATGGGTGGAACTGGTTTGTTTTCATTTAATGGAATAGTAAAGAATCCATTCGACAATAACAGAATTATTGGCGGAAGTTCAAGTGGTAGTGCTTTTGCTGTTTGTAAAGGTTACGTTCCTTTTTCAATTGGTACTGATACAGGAGATTCTATAAGAAAACCAGCTAGTTACGTAGGCATATATGGTTATAAACCAACTTACGGTTCAATATCAAGATATGGTGTTATACCTTATGCGCCAAGTCTTGATCACGTTGGTTTTTTTACCAATCATGCAGAAGATTTGATTTATTTAGCAAATGAATTGTTCAAGTACGATCCTAAAGACTCTACTTCAATTGATAACTCTAAAAATTATTTAGACGTTTTTAATACAAAAAATAAAAAAATACGTTTTGGTTTCTTGCAAGAAGTGTGAGATATTTTGGACGACCAACTTAAAAATGCTTATAGTAAATTGTTTGAAAACTTGAAAAAAGATAACCACGAAGTTGAAATTTTCTCATTTAAAAAAGAGTTGCTTGATGCTATTCCTGCAATGTATATGATGATTTCGTTTGCAGAAGGAGTATCAACTAGTTCAAACCTAGACGGAATTAATTTTGGAGTTAGATCTGAAGCTGAAAACTATCAACAACTAATTAAAAAAACAAGAACAGATTCATTTAATGAAACAGTTAAAAGAAGGTTTTTATTGGGTAGCTACCAACTTAAAAAAGAAAACCAAGAATTACTATTAGCTAAATCTAAAAAAGTAAGAAGGTTAGTAGTTGATAGAATTAATTACTTTTTTAAACAATTTGATATAATGATTTTGCCACCATCACTAGATGTTGCTCCTTTGATTTCAAAAGTATACGGAACCGATATTGAGGAAAGATATGATGATAGTAAAGCATTTATACACGATCTCTTAATTTTAGCAAACCTTAATGGAATGCCATCTATAACATTACCATTTATAAAAGATGAGACTACTAAATTGCCAATAGGTATTAACATTTGTAGTAAACCTTTTACAGATGATTATTTGTTATCAACAACCTTATATCTTGAAAAATTAATAAAGAAAGCTTTTAAATAG
- the gatB gene encoding Asp-tRNA(Asn)/Glu-tRNA(Gln) amidotransferase subunit GatB has product MNNFEVIIGIENHVELKTKTKMFSDAPVSFGKSPNTNVNEIDLGYPGALPSVNKKGVELAILACNALNMKINGVLRFDRKSYFYPDLPKGFQITQQYHPIGKEGSLEIDVNGNKKVIEIERLHIEEDTAKQIHKNGKTYIDYNRCGVGLIEIVSKPVIRTSEEAIEYVSKLRETLLFLNVSDVKMNEGSFRCDINISLRPFGFEGFGNKVEIKNLNSINNIKKAIDFEIKRQKELILNNILIDQETRRFDETIQETVLMRKKSDAVDYKYFREPNIYPITLDTVWIESIINNSPELADSKRRRYIEEYNFSKEEANFILNDYYLTSFFERTLVLGINPKKVLNYLITDVKSLTNKYNYSIEKSKLEPSDLFEINKYMEEGIISSKHAKNIIPIAFESNKSIIEIIEDNNWKLISDKEEITSLVDNIIKNNIKLIEENYLTRPERVEKTLMGELMKQTGGNINPKISMEVINLSLKKFKKN; this is encoded by the coding sequence ATGAATAATTTTGAAGTAATAATTGGAATTGAAAATCATGTAGAACTTAAAACCAAAACCAAAATGTTTAGTGATGCTCCTGTTTCATTTGGGAAATCACCAAATACAAATGTTAATGAAATTGATTTAGGTTACCCAGGTGCATTACCTTCTGTAAATAAGAAAGGTGTTGAGCTTGCTATATTAGCTTGTAATGCATTAAACATGAAAATAAATGGTGTGCTTAGATTTGATCGTAAAAGTTATTTTTACCCTGATTTACCTAAAGGGTTTCAAATAACACAACAATATCATCCAATAGGTAAAGAAGGAAGTTTAGAAATCGATGTAAATGGTAATAAAAAAGTAATAGAAATTGAGAGATTACATATTGAAGAAGATACTGCTAAACAAATTCATAAAAATGGTAAGACTTACATTGATTATAATAGATGTGGTGTCGGTCTAATTGAGATTGTATCAAAACCAGTTATTAGAACATCAGAAGAAGCAATAGAATATGTATCTAAATTAAGAGAAACATTATTATTTTTAAATGTAAGTGATGTAAAAATGAATGAAGGGTCATTTAGATGTGATATTAATATTTCATTAAGACCTTTTGGGTTTGAAGGTTTTGGTAATAAAGTAGAAATAAAAAACCTAAATTCTATTAATAACATAAAGAAAGCAATAGATTTTGAAATCAAAAGACAAAAAGAGCTTATTTTAAATAATATTTTAATCGACCAAGAAACTAGAAGATTTGATGAAACTATTCAAGAAACAGTTTTAATGAGAAAAAAAAGTGATGCAGTAGATTATAAATATTTTAGAGAACCAAACATATATCCTATCACTCTTGATACAGTTTGAATAGAATCAATAATTAATAACTCCCCTGAGTTAGCAGATTCTAAAAGAAGAAGATATATTGAAGAGTATAACTTTTCTAAAGAGGAGGCTAACTTTATTTTAAACGATTATTATTTAACATCTTTTTTTGAGAGAACTCTTGTTTTAGGAATAAATCCAAAAAAAGTTTTAAATTATTTAATAACAGATGTTAAGTCTTTAACAAATAAATATAACTATTCAATAGAAAAAAGTAAGCTTGAACCTTCTGACTTATTTGAGATTAATAAATATATGGAGGAAGGAATAATATCTTCAAAACACGCTAAAAATATTATACCAATCGCCTTTGAGAGTAATAAAAGTATAATAGAGATTATCGAAGATAATAATTGAAAATTAATATCAGACAAAGAAGAAATAACTTCCTTAGTTGATAATATTATAAAAAATAATATTAAATTAATTGAGGAAAATTATTTAACAAGACCAGAAAGAGTGGAAAAGACTTTGATGGGTGAATTGATGAAACAGACCGGCGGAAATATAAATCCTAAAATTTCAATGGAAGTTATTAATTTGAGTTTAAAAAAATTTAAAAAAAATTAA